In Sciurus carolinensis chromosome 17, mSciCar1.2, whole genome shotgun sequence, one genomic interval encodes:
- the Xcr1 gene encoding chemokine XC receptor 1 encodes MESSTMPESSTIYFDYDSQSILCEKNIILATFATTILYCLVLFLSLVGNSLVLWVLVKYENLESLTNIFILNLCLSDLMFSWLLPVWILAHHRGWVLGDFLCKFLSMIFSISLYSSIFFLTIMTIHRYLSVVNPLSTLGVYTLRCRVLVVTAVWAASILSSIPDAIFHKVISSECDYFELQGFLGSVYQHNIFFLVSMGIILFCNVQILRTLFRSRSKQRHRTVRLIFTIVVAYFLSWAPYNLILFLQTLLKTGVIQSCKVVLQLDFAMLICKNLAFSHCCFNPVLYVFVGVKFRKHLKNLLREVWLCREQMPSPGPFLHSPGAFTYEGPSFY; translated from the coding sequence ATGGAGTCCTCAACCATGCCCGAGTCTTCAACCATCTATTTTGATTATGACTCTCAGAGCATTCTGTGTGAGAAGAATATCATACTTGCCACCTTTGCCACCACCATCTTGTATTGCCTCGTGTTGTTCCTCAGTCTGGTGGGCAACAGCCTGGTGTTGTGGGTCCTGGTGAAGTATGAGAACCTTGAGTCCCTCACCAACATCTTCATCCTCAACCTGTGCCTCTCAGACCTAATGTTCTCCTGGTTGTTGCCTGTGTGGATCTTAGCACACCATCGGGGTTGGGTGCTGGGAGATTTCCTCTGCAAGTTTCTCAGCATGATCTTCTCCATCAGCCTGTATAGCAGCATCTTCTTCCTCACCATCATGACCATCCACCGCTACCTGTCTGTGGTGAATCCCCTCTCGACCCTGGGTGTCTACACTCTCCGCTGCCGTGTACTGGTAGTCACAGCTGTGTGGGCAGCCAGCATCTTGTCCTCCATCCCTGATGCCATCTTCCACAAGGTGATTTCCTCGGAGTGTGATTATTTTGAACTCCAGGGGTTCCTAGGCTCTGTCTACCAGCACAACATCTTCTTCTTGGTCTCCATGGGGATCATCCTGTTTTGCAACGTGCAGATTCTCAGGACCCTGTTCCGCTCGAGGTCCAAACAGCGGCACCGCACAGTGAGGCTCATCTTCACCATTGTGGTGGCCTACTTCCTTAGCTGGGCTCCCTACAACCTCATCCTATTCCTGCAGACGCTATTGAAAACTGGGGTCATCCAGAGTTGCAAGGTCGTCTTGCAGCTGGATTTTGCCATGCTCATCTGCAAAAATTTGGCCTTCTCCCACTGCTGCTTCAACCCGGTACTCTATGTCTTTGTGGGGGTTAAGTTCCGTAAACACCTCAAAAATCTCCTCCGAGAGGTCTGGCTTTGCCGGGAGCAGATGCCCAGCCCTGGCCCATTCCTCCACTCTCCTGGCGCCTTCACATATGAGGGCCCTTCCTTCTACTGA